In Populus alba chromosome 9, ASM523922v2, whole genome shotgun sequence, a genomic segment contains:
- the LOC118053830 gene encoding aluminum-activated malate transporter 2-like, with protein MERSSGMQNNGGCFSRGCGWIKSLSERSKAKIVECARKIKKLGQDDPRRVNHSGKVGLAITLVSLFYYFEPLYNGFGDSAMWAVMTVVVVFEFSVGATLGRGLNRGLATFLAGALGFGAHRLATLSGEKGEPMLLGLFVFLLATTVTFVRFFPRMKARYDYGLLIFILTFCLISVSGYRDDEVLEMAHKRVSTILIGGLTAVFVCICICPVWAGDDLHNLAAANIEKLGIFLEHFGVEFFRKPEEGESINKASLQGYKSVLNSKNMEESLVNFARWEPGHGQFKFRHPWKHYLKVGSLTRQCAYKVEALNGYLNSDIKTPPEIQGMIQDSCTKMSSEIGKALKELALAIKSMTPPSSASSHLVKSKNAAKNMKLLLYSDLCEGINLLEVVPAVTVTSLLFEVISCTEKIAEAIHELASLAGFENVEQEKPKLPEQGEMQQGANMDVHHHVVTIDQPPPVKPQNGSLSSSTTS; from the exons ATGGAAAGGTCAAGTGGAATGCAAAACAATGGTGGCTGTTTTTCCAGAGGATGTGGGTGGATCAAATCCTTGTCTGAGAGATCAAAGGCTAAGATAGTTGAatgtgcaagaaaaataaagaaattaggaCAAGATGATCCAAGAAGAGTTAATCATTCAGGAAAAGTAGGGCTAGCCATCACTTTGGTATCACTGTTCTACTACTTTGAACCTCTCTACAATGGCTTTGGTGACTCTGCAATGTGGGCTGTCATGACTGTTGTGGTGGTCTTCGAATTCTCTGTTG GAGCAACGCTGGGTAGAGGTCTCAACAGAGGTTTGGCAACATTTCTAGCAGGAGCTCTTGGGTTTGGTGCACATCGCTTGGCCACTCTATCTGGAGAGAAAGGGGAGCCCATGCTTCTTGGGCTCTTCGTCTTTCTACTGG CTACAACGGTGACATTTGTTCGATTCTTTCCAAGAATGAAGGCAAGATATGATTATGGGCTTCTCATATTTATCTTGACGTTCTGTTTGATATCGGTTTCGGGTTACCGAGATGATGAAGTTCTAGAGATGGCCCATAAGAGAGTCTCAACCATTCTTATTGGTGGCCTTACTGCTGTGTTTGTGTGCATTTGCATATGCCCAGTATGGGCTGGTGACGATCTTCACAATCTTGCTGCTGCCAACATTGAAAAACTTGGGATTTTCTTGGAACATTTCGGGGTTGAATTCTTTCGTAAACCAGAAGAGGGAGAATCAATTAACAAGGCATCTTTGCAAGGCTATAAGAGTGTCCTCAACTCGAAAAACATGGAAGAATCACTG GTTAATTTTGCAAGATGGGAACCTGGTCATGGCCAGTTCAAGTTTCGTCATCCTTGGAAACACTACCTCAAGGTTGGAAGCCTAACTAGGCAATGTGCCTACAAAGTCGAAGCTCTTAATGGCTACCTCAATTCTGACATTAAG ACACCACCAGAAATCCAAGGCATGATTCAGGATTCATGCACAAAAATGAGCTCAGAAATAGGAAAAGCATTGAAGGAATTAGCATTGGCTATCAAAAGCATGACCCCGCCATCCTCTGCCAGTTCCCACCTTGTAAAATCAAAAAATGCTGCCAAGAACATGAAGTTATTGCTCTATTCAGACCTGTGTGAAGGCATTAACCTCTTAGAAGTTGTCCCAGCCGTTACCGTCACTTCTCTACTATTTGAGGTGATCTCTTGCACAGAGAAAATTGCTGAGGCAATTCATGAATTAGCCTCCCTTGCAGGGTTTGAAAACGTAGAACAAGAGAAACCGAAATTACCTGAGCAGGGAGAAATGCAGCAGGGTGCTAACATGGATGTACATCATCATGTTGTTACAATTGACCAGCCACCTCCAGTTAAGCCACAGAATGGGAGTTTGTCATCGTCGACAACTAGTTGA